From the Methanomassiliicoccales archaeon genome, one window contains:
- a CDS encoding HAMP domain-containing sensor histidine kinase — protein sequence VLADLALGSVIDNLIRNARVHGKATRVNFVIETTGPYTELRVEDDGKGVPEEIRGKIFHEGYSFGETKGTGLGLYLAQKTMERHGGKIRAENTVPRGATFVLSFPRMESFPG from the coding sequence GTCCTGGCCGATCTTGCATTGGGATCTGTCATAGACAATCTGATCCGCAACGCCAGGGTGCATGGAAAAGCGACGAGGGTGAATTTCGTCATCGAGACCACTGGCCCCTATACCGAGCTGAGGGTCGAAGATGATGGCAAGGGGGTTCCAGAGGAGATCAGGGGAAAGATCTTCCACGAGGGCTACAGCTTTGGAGAGACCAAGGGCACCGGACTTGGTCTGTACCTGGCCCAGAAGACGATGGAACGACACGGTGGCAAGATACGGGCGGAGAACACCGTGCCCCGTGGAGCCACGTTCGTGCTCTCCTTCCCCCGAATGGAGAGCTTTCCGGGCTGA